A single Musa acuminata AAA Group cultivar baxijiao chromosome BXJ2-1, Cavendish_Baxijiao_AAA, whole genome shotgun sequence DNA region contains:
- the LOC135598073 gene encoding protein BIG GRAIN 1-like codes for MEMERWGKERPRRGHENPSFSSTLLDAIYRSMDESDGCGEPNPSVAALASPRLPAPSYRSAAAVSGKAVAPPVRLPPISTSSSSDNSSYGGFSSSSEPESASSHRARFRPIRIGVMAPDRSPSVLRPPPPPPQPAVHHSEKTKSGSIRSNRSDPGRPKAPASPGARLGRFLNALFSAAAKNPKKSKTSTLTVAAAAAVHVGDPACSTASSHSRPCLVKTPSSRRAPGADDEGVKRSVRFHPVNVIMGEDLRPCGQKNVYACDRAAGAGTEIRRRSFATEAAKGKSRDEARRRVEELLRRFEDEEDDMSDASSDLFELENLTVMGAGGGGGGGYRHELPVYETTHPGTNRAISRGIVV; via the coding sequence ATGGAAATGGAGAGATGGGGGAAGGAGCGGCCGCGGCGTGGCCACGAGAATCCGTCCTTCTCCTCCACGCTGCTGGACGCCATCTACCGCTCCATGGATGAGTCGGACGGCTGCGGTGAGCCTAACCCGTCAGTCGCCGCCCTCGCCTCCCCCAGGCTGCCCGCCCCGTCCTACCGCTCTGCCGCGGCGGTGAGCGGGAAGGCGGTCGCCCCACCCGTCCGCCTCCCGCCCATCTCCACCTCCAGCTCCTCCGACAACTCCAGCTACGgcggcttctcctcctcctccgagcCCGAGTCTGCATCCAGCCACCGCGCCCGGTTCAGGCCTATCCGGATCGGCGTGATGGCGCCGGATCGGTCCCCCTCCGTcctccgtcctcctcctcctcccccgcaGCCCGCCGTCCACCACAGCGAGAAGACGAAGTCGGGCTCGATCCGCAGCAATCGCAGCGATCCGGGGCGACCCAAGGCGCCGGCGTCGCCGGGGGCCCGCCTCGGCCGCTTCCTCAACGCGCTCTTCTCTGCCGCAGCGAAGAACCCCAAGAAGTCGAAAACCTCAACCTTAACAGTCGCCGCCGCCGCAGCCGTCCACGTCGGCGACCCGGCCTGCTCCACGGCGTCGTCCCACTCCCGGCCGTGCCTCGTCAAGACGCCGTCGTCGCGACGGGCGCCGGGGGCGGACGACGAGGGCGTGAAGAGGTCGGTGAGGTTCCACCCGGTGAACGTGATCATGGGCGAGGACCTGCGGCCGTGCGGCCAGAAGAACGTCTACGCGTGCGATCGTGCCGCGGGGGCCGGGACCGAGATCAGGCGGCGGTCGTTCGCGACGGAGGCGGCGAAGGGGAAGTCGAGGGATGAGGCGAGGAGAAGGGTGGAAGAGCTCCTAAGAAGGTTCGAGGACGAGGAAGACGACATGAGCGACGCGAGCTCGGATCTGTTCGAGCTGGAGAATCTGACGGTTATGGGTgcgggaggaggaggcggaggtggTTACAGGCACGAGCTTCCCGTTTACGAGACGACGCATCCCGGTACCAATCGCGCCATTTCTCGTGGTATTGTCGTGTAA